One genomic region from Hoeflea algicola encodes:
- the fliP gene encoding flagellar type III secretion system pore protein FliP (The bacterial flagellar biogenesis protein FliP forms a type III secretion system (T3SS)-type pore required for flagellar assembly.), which yields MIRRISAFAAMMAFATAAHAQALDPSLLQVPVDGSVASWIIRTFGLLTVLSVAPGILIMVTSFPRFIIAFAILRSGMGLATTPANMILVSLALFMTFYVMAPTFDRAWDTGVSPLLENQITEEEAIALIADPFREFMLVNTRPKDLALFVDIATERGQTTETAGKIDMRVMVPAFMISEIRRGFEIGFLVVLPFLVIDLVVATITMSMGMMMLPPTAISLPFKILFFVLIDGWNLLVGSLVRSFS from the coding sequence ATGATTCGACGGATCTCAGCCTTTGCGGCCATGATGGCGTTTGCAACGGCGGCACATGCCCAGGCGCTGGACCCGAGCCTGCTGCAGGTGCCGGTGGACGGTTCTGTCGCAAGCTGGATCATCCGTACCTTCGGCCTGCTCACCGTGCTCTCGGTGGCGCCGGGTATTCTGATCATGGTGACCAGCTTTCCGCGTTTCATCATCGCCTTTGCGATCCTGCGCTCCGGCATGGGGCTGGCTACCACCCCGGCCAATATGATCCTGGTCAGCCTTGCACTGTTCATGACATTCTACGTCATGGCTCCAACCTTCGACCGCGCCTGGGACACCGGCGTATCGCCTCTGCTTGAAAACCAGATCACGGAGGAAGAGGCAATCGCGCTGATTGCCGATCCGTTCCGCGAGTTCATGCTGGTCAATACTCGTCCCAAAGATCTTGCGTTGTTTGTCGATATCGCCACCGAACGCGGCCAGACCACCGAAACCGCCGGCAAGATCGACATGCGGGTGATGGTCCCGGCCTTCATGATTTCCGAAATCCGGCGTGGCTTCGAGATTGGCTTTCTTGTCGTTCTGCCATTCCTGGTGATTGATCTGGTGGTGGCCACCATCACCATGTCTATGGGCATGATGATGTTGCCGCCAACGGCGATCTCATTGCCGTTCAAGATCCTGTTCTTTGTCCTCATTGATGGCTGGAACCTTCTCGTCGGCAGCCTTGTCAGGTCTTTCTCCTGA
- a CDS encoding flagellin, translating to MTSIMTNSAAMSALQTLRSINNDMENTQNRISSGYRVESAADNAAYWSIATTMRSDNKALSTVQDALGLGAAKVDVAYTGMNSAIDVVSEIKAKLVAAREPGVDKTKIDKELTELKNQLVSVSESASFSGENWLNNTTATASGSKEIVAGFNRDSAGLVTLTTLGVDTSSTTLIGAGNESLGILTKDIDANALDPDATGTATRDYFLIDTGSTGGTASSGTAIALTSGTSDAQVDDMIRVVDSMLTQMTDAASNLGAVNKRISMQDDFVSNLMDSIDKGVGRLVDADMNEESTRLKALQTQQQLGIQALSIANSNSQNVLSLFR from the coding sequence ATGACAAGCATCATGACTAACTCCGCAGCCATGTCTGCTCTGCAGACACTCCGTTCGATCAACAACGACATGGAAAACACCCAGAACCGCATTTCGTCGGGTTACCGGGTTGAATCCGCTGCCGACAACGCGGCTTACTGGTCGATCGCTACCACCATGCGTTCGGACAACAAGGCTCTGTCGACCGTCCAGGACGCTCTCGGCCTCGGCGCTGCCAAGGTTGACGTTGCCTATACCGGCATGAACTCGGCGATCGACGTGGTCTCCGAAATCAAGGCCAAGCTGGTTGCAGCCCGCGAGCCCGGCGTTGACAAGACCAAGATCGACAAGGAACTGACCGAGCTGAAGAACCAGCTGGTTTCGGTTTCCGAATCGGCCTCGTTCTCCGGTGAAAATTGGCTTAACAACACCACCGCCACTGCATCCGGCAGCAAGGAAATCGTCGCCGGTTTCAACCGTGACTCCGCTGGTCTGGTGACGCTGACCACGTTGGGTGTTGACACCAGTTCGACCACGCTGATCGGCGCCGGCAACGAAAGCCTCGGTATCCTCACCAAGGATATTGATGCGAACGCGCTGGACCCGGATGCCACCGGTACCGCAACGCGTGACTACTTCCTGATCGATACCGGCTCCACCGGTGGTACCGCTTCTTCGGGTACCGCGATTGCACTGACATCCGGCACGTCCGACGCGCAGGTTGACGATATGATCCGAGTTGTCGACTCGATGTTGACCCAGATGACGGACGCCGCTTCGAACCTCGGTGCCGTCAACAAGCGTATCTCGATGCAGGACGATTTCGTGTCGAACCTGATGGACTCCATCGACAAGGGTGTCGGACGACTTGTCGACGCGGACATGAACGAGGAATCGACCCGCCTGAAGGCTCTGCAGACACAGCAGCAGCTCGGCATTCAGGCCCTGTCGATTGCCAACTCCAACTCGCAGAACGTGTTGTCGCTGTTCCGTTAA
- a CDS encoding flagellin, producing the protein MTSIMTNSAAMSALQTLRSINSDMETTQNRISSGYRVETAADNAAYWSIATTMRSDNKALSTVQDALGLGAAKVDVAYTGMNSAIDVVSEIKAKLVAAREPGVDKTKIDKELTELKNQLVSISESASFSGENWLNNTTTTAAGTKEIVGGFTRDASGKVSITTLEVDTSSTTLIGADNESLGILTKDIDANALDPDATGTATRDYFLIDTGSTNGTASSGTAIALTSGTSDAQVDDMIRVVDSMLTQMTDAASNLGAVNKRVSMQEDFVANLMDSIDSGIGRLVDADMNEESTRLKALQTQQQLGIQSLSIANSNSENILQLFR; encoded by the coding sequence ATGACAAGCATTATGACTAACTCCGCAGCCATGTCTGCTCTGCAAACCCTCCGTTCGATCAACAGCGACATGGAAACGACGCAGAACCGCATTTCGTCCGGTTACCGTGTTGAAACTGCTGCGGACAACGCGGCTTACTGGTCGATCGCCACTACCATGCGTTCGGACAACAAGGCACTGTCGACCGTCCAGGACGCTCTCGGCCTCGGCGCTGCCAAGGTTGACGTTGCCTATACCGGCATGAACTCGGCGATCGACGTGGTCTCCGAAATCAAGGCCAAGCTGGTTGCAGCCCGCGAGCCTGGTGTCGACAAGACCAAGATCGACAAGGAACTGACCGAGCTGAAGAACCAGCTAGTTTCTATTTCCGAATCGGCTTCGTTCTCCGGTGAAAACTGGCTCAACAACACCACCACGACTGCTGCCGGCACCAAGGAAATCGTTGGCGGCTTCACCCGCGATGCAAGCGGCAAGGTGTCCATCACAACGCTCGAAGTCGACACCAGTTCGACTACTCTGATCGGCGCCGACAATGAAAGCCTTGGTATTCTTACCAAGGACATCGACGCCAACGCGCTGGACCCCGATGCCACCGGTACCGCAACTCGTGACTATTTCCTGATCGACACGGGCTCCACGAATGGTACCGCTTCTTCGGGTACCGCGATTGCACTGACATCCGGCACGTCCGACGCGCAGGTTGACGATATGATCCGAGTTGTTGACTCGATGTTGACCCAGATGACGGACGCTGCTTCGAACCTCGGTGCCGTCAACAAGCGCGTATCGATGCAGGAAGATTTCGTTGCCAACCTGATGGACTCCATCGACAGTGGTATCGGACGACTTGTCGACGCGGACATGAACGAGGAATCGACCCGCCTGAAGGCTCTGCAGACACAGCAGCAGCTCGGCATTCAGTCGCTGTCGATTGCCAACTCCAACTCGGAAAACATCCTGCAGCTCTTCCGTTAA
- a CDS encoding flagellin gives MTSIMTNTAAMAALQTLRTINSEMETTQARVSSGYRVETAGDNAAYWSIATTMRSDNKALSTVKDALGLGAAKVDIAYTAMNSSIDVVSEIKAKLVAAREPGVDKTKIDKELTELKNQLSSISESASFSGENWLHNTSLTAAGTKSVVGGFNRDVNGFVSITTLDISVTSLTLVGSANESLGILTMDIDANALDPDATGTAPRDYFLIDTGSTTGTASSGTAITLTAGTTDAQVDDMIRVVDSILSQMTDAASNLGAISKRVDMQEDFVANLIDSIDKGVGRLVDADMNEESTRLKALQTQQQLGIQSLSIANTNSQNILSLFQQ, from the coding sequence ATGACCAGCATTATGACCAATACAGCCGCAATGGCGGCTTTGCAGACTCTTCGGACAATCAATTCCGAAATGGAAACGACACAGGCACGGGTTTCTTCGGGATACCGCGTTGAAACGGCCGGCGACAATGCCGCCTACTGGTCGATCGCAACAACCATGCGGTCCGACAACAAGGCGCTTTCCACCGTCAAGGATGCACTCGGCCTCGGCGCTGCCAAGGTTGACATCGCCTATACGGCAATGAACAGCTCCATCGACGTGGTCTCGGAAATCAAAGCCAAACTGGTGGCGGCGCGCGAACCTGGTGTCGACAAGACCAAGATCGACAAGGAACTCACGGAACTCAAGAACCAGCTTTCCTCGATCTCGGAATCGGCTTCGTTCTCCGGCGAAAACTGGCTCCACAACACAAGCCTCACCGCCGCCGGCACCAAATCGGTCGTTGGCGGGTTCAACCGCGATGTCAACGGGTTTGTTTCCATCACCACGCTCGACATCAGTGTCACCAGTTTGACGCTGGTCGGTTCAGCCAACGAAAGTCTCGGTATCCTGACCATGGATATCGACGCCAACGCACTTGATCCTGATGCGACCGGCACCGCTCCGCGTGACTACTTCCTGATCGATACCGGCTCGACCACCGGTACCGCTTCCTCGGGTACTGCGATTACGTTGACAGCCGGAACGACCGACGCGCAGGTTGACGACATGATCAGGGTGGTTGACTCGATCCTGTCCCAGATGACTGACGCCGCTTCCAATCTCGGCGCGATCTCCAAGCGGGTCGACATGCAGGAAGATTTTGTCGCTAATCTGATAGATTCGATCGACAAGGGCGTGGGGCGTCTCGTTGACGCAGACATGAACGAGGAATCGACCCGGTTGAAGGCGTTGCAGACGCAGCAACAGCTGGGCATTCAATCGCTCTCCATCGCCAACACGAATTCGCAAAACATACTATCGCTCTTCCAGCAGTAG